One Bradyrhizobium zhanjiangense DNA segment encodes these proteins:
- the ftsZ gene encoding cell division protein FtsZ, producing the protein MTISINVPDIHELKPRITVFGVGGAGGNAVNNMITAGLQGVDFVVANTDAQALTMSKAQRIVQMGTAVTQGLGAGSQPNVGAAAAEEVIDELRDHLSGANMVFVTAGMGGGTGTGAAPVIAKTARDMGILTVGVVTKPFHFEGGRRMRTAEAGINELHKVVDTLLIIPNQNLFRVANEKTTFADAFAMADQVLYSGVACITDLMVKEGLINLDFADVRAVMREMGKAMMGTGEASGDKRALTAAEAAIANPLIDDSSMKGAKGLLISITGGKDLTLFEVDEAATRIREEVDQDANIIVGATFDEALDGLIRVSVVATGIEQAAIARNSQATSAPVANPAPQAQQAAAPAAAAESRLADLTARLRADNQRLAERAQKLEGQVPAAAPAPAAAAPRPNVERAALAAIAAAVADVPQAPAPMQTYGDVTVRPIAQKPTLFPEPEQAPLAMQEPMTPETFIPPQAERAPVRAPRMPRIEELPMPAQAELRQARGEVEEETPQKTRLSLLQRLANVGLGRRDEESEAPIAARTAGPAMPPLPDRRPQKTVAQQIAPSEPVSEYARRPAPQGLDMHGRPAPVAPAPQGDDHLDIPAFLRRQAT; encoded by the coding sequence ATGACCATCAGCATCAATGTTCCTGATATTCACGAACTGAAGCCCCGCATCACCGTGTTCGGCGTCGGCGGCGCCGGCGGCAACGCCGTCAACAACATGATCACGGCGGGCCTCCAGGGCGTCGACTTCGTGGTCGCCAACACCGACGCGCAGGCGCTGACGATGTCGAAGGCGCAGCGCATCGTGCAGATGGGCACGGCGGTCACCCAAGGCCTCGGCGCCGGCTCGCAGCCGAATGTCGGCGCCGCGGCGGCGGAAGAGGTGATCGACGAGCTGCGCGACCATCTCTCCGGCGCCAACATGGTGTTCGTCACCGCCGGCATGGGCGGCGGCACCGGCACCGGCGCTGCACCCGTCATCGCCAAGACGGCGCGCGACATGGGCATCCTCACCGTCGGCGTCGTCACCAAGCCGTTCCACTTCGAGGGCGGCCGGCGCATGCGCACCGCTGAAGCCGGCATCAACGAGCTTCACAAGGTGGTCGACACCCTCCTGATCATCCCGAACCAGAACCTGTTCCGGGTCGCCAACGAGAAGACCACCTTCGCCGACGCCTTCGCGATGGCCGACCAGGTGCTCTATTCGGGCGTTGCCTGCATCACCGACCTGATGGTCAAGGAAGGCCTGATCAATCTCGACTTCGCCGACGTCCGCGCCGTCATGCGTGAGATGGGCAAGGCGATGATGGGCACCGGCGAAGCCTCCGGCGACAAGCGCGCGCTGACCGCCGCGGAAGCCGCGATCGCCAATCCGCTGATCGACGATAGCTCGATGAAGGGCGCCAAGGGCCTCCTCATTTCCATCACCGGCGGCAAGGACCTCACTTTGTTCGAGGTCGACGAAGCCGCGACCCGCATCCGCGAGGAAGTCGACCAGGACGCCAACATCATCGTCGGCGCGACCTTCGACGAAGCCCTCGACGGCCTGATCCGCGTCTCGGTCGTTGCCACCGGCATCGAGCAGGCCGCGATCGCCCGCAACAGCCAGGCGACCTCCGCTCCCGTCGCGAACCCGGCACCGCAGGCGCAGCAGGCTGCCGCTCCGGCCGCTGCTGCCGAGAGCCGTCTCGCCGACCTGACCGCGCGGCTCCGTGCCGACAATCAGCGTCTGGCCGAACGCGCCCAGAAGCTGGAGGGGCAGGTCCCGGCGGCCGCGCCGGCTCCGGCCGCTGCCGCGCCCCGTCCGAATGTCGAGCGTGCTGCGCTCGCCGCCATCGCCGCCGCCGTCGCGGACGTCCCGCAGGCGCCCGCGCCGATGCAGACCTACGGCGACGTCACCGTGCGCCCGATCGCGCAGAAGCCGACCCTGTTCCCGGAGCCCGAGCAGGCCCCGCTCGCCATGCAGGAGCCGATGACGCCGGAAACCTTCATCCCGCCGCAGGCCGAGCGTGCACCGGTCCGTGCGCCGCGGATGCCACGCATCGAGGAACTGCCGATGCCGGCCCAGGCCGAGCTTCGCCAGGCCCGCGGCGAGGTCGAGGAAGAGACCCCGCAGAAGACCCGCCTGTCGCTGCTCCAGCGTCTCGCCAATGTCGGCCTCGGCCGTCGCGACGAGGAGAGCGAAGCGCCGATCGCCGCCCGCACCGCCGGTCCCGCGATGCCGCCGCTGCCCGATCGCCGGCCGCAGAAGACCGTGGCGCAGCAGATCGCGCCCAGCGAGCCGGTATCGGAGTATGCCCGCCGGCCCGCGCCGCAGGGCCTGGACATGCATGGCCGCCCCGCGCCTGTTGCGCCGGCGCCACAGGGAGACGACCATCTTGATATCCCGGCCTTCCTACGGCGGCAGGCGACCTGA
- the ftsA gene encoding cell division protein FtsA, giving the protein MTGLDRTQTPKTRPMPHKRGGIVACLDIGTSKIACMIARLKPSPPSDALRGRTHAVELIGYSQIQSRGMKAGAVIDLTECEQAVRQAVGLAEKMAKVRVESVLLSVSGGRPAGQLVEAAADIRGGAVTQADVSRVTSTGMRHATGEGRTVLHALPVGYTLDGVKGIRDPRGMVAHQFGVDMNVVTCDATVARNLMLAVERCHINVEAMAASPYVAGLSVLTDDEADLGAAVVEMGAGTTTIAVYSGGRFVHAAGFAVGGQHITMDLARGLSATIADAERIKTLYGTVITGGSDSRELMSVPTAGDEQDLPQIVSRATIANIVKHRAEEVFEMVRDKLKDSPFASEPNGRVVLSGGASQLTGLVELGTQILGRPVRVGRPLGFGRLPNEAKNAAFAVPAGLLVYPQYVHLEHVEPRHTRQQVKTGTGGYFGRVGRWLREGF; this is encoded by the coding sequence ATGACCGGTCTCGATCGCACCCAGACGCCGAAGACACGCCCGATGCCGCACAAGCGCGGCGGCATCGTCGCCTGCCTCGATATCGGCACCAGCAAGATCGCCTGCATGATCGCGCGGCTGAAGCCGTCGCCGCCGAGCGATGCGCTGCGCGGCCGCACCCACGCGGTGGAATTGATCGGATACAGCCAGATCCAGTCGCGCGGCATGAAAGCCGGCGCGGTGATCGATCTTACCGAATGTGAGCAGGCGGTGCGCCAGGCCGTCGGGCTCGCGGAGAAGATGGCCAAGGTGCGGGTCGAGTCCGTGCTGCTGTCCGTGTCCGGTGGCCGGCCCGCCGGCCAGCTGGTCGAGGCCGCCGCCGACATCCGCGGCGGCGCCGTGACTCAGGCGGACGTCAGCCGCGTCACCTCCACCGGCATGCGCCATGCCACCGGCGAAGGCCGCACTGTGCTGCACGCCCTGCCGGTCGGCTACACGCTCGATGGCGTCAAAGGCATCCGCGATCCCCGCGGCATGGTTGCGCACCAGTTCGGCGTCGACATGAACGTCGTCACCTGCGACGCCACCGTGGCACGGAACCTGATGCTGGCGGTGGAACGCTGCCACATCAATGTCGAAGCGATGGCCGCGAGCCCCTATGTGGCCGGCCTGTCGGTGCTGACCGACGACGAGGCCGATCTCGGCGCCGCCGTCGTCGAGATGGGTGCCGGCACCACCACGATCGCGGTCTATTCCGGCGGCCGTTTCGTGCATGCGGCCGGTTTTGCGGTCGGCGGGCAACACATCACGATGGATCTCGCGCGCGGACTCTCCGCGACCATTGCCGATGCCGAGCGAATCAAGACTTTATATGGGACCGTCATCACCGGCGGATCGGACTCGCGTGAGCTGATGTCTGTGCCGACAGCCGGTGACGAGCAGGATCTGCCGCAGATCGTCTCCCGCGCCACTATCGCGAACATCGTCAAGCACCGTGCCGAGGAAGTCTTCGAAATGGTTCGGGACAAGCTGAAGGATTCGCCCTTCGCCTCAGAGCCCAACGGCCGCGTCGTGCTCTCGGGTGGCGCCTCGCAGCTGACCGGCCTCGTCGAGCTCGGCACCCAGATTCTCGGCCGGCCCGTGCGGGTCGGACGTCCGCTCGGTTTCGGCCGGCTGCCCAACGAGGCGAAGAACGCCGCGTTCGCGGTGCCGGCCGGACTTCTCGTCTACCCGCAATATGTTCACCTCGAACATGTCGAACCGCGGCATACGCGGCAGCAGGTCAAGACAGGGACCGGCGGATATTTTGGAAGGGTCGGACGATGGCTACGCGAGGGCTTCTGA
- a CDS encoding cell division protein FtsQ/DivIB codes for MDGAGSLTRSFLRSLRPQADLKAAAIGAVVLLREWVQDKRAEARAAAKDKAKTKARAVVEREPPPRMVALVERYLPRRVGISMTVLLLIGSCGFGIVKGGHLQDFITAVNDARNALANSAGFRITSVVINGRKQLTQDEILAIGGVSGRSSLLFLDADAVRDKLKANPWIADATVLKLYPGQLMIELTERKAFALWQEAGRLSVIADDGAVLEPYVSRRFLSLPLVVGKGADTQARDFLALLARYPQVNSVTKAAIFVGERRWNLRLKDGLDIRLPEQDVGNALAMLSKLDKDDRLFSRDIVAVDMRLPDRLVVQLSDDAAKAREEQFKDKKKKKAGDSA; via the coding sequence ATGGATGGTGCAGGAAGCCTCACCCGGTCGTTTCTGAGATCGCTGAGGCCCCAAGCTGACCTGAAGGCGGCCGCTATCGGAGCGGTCGTGCTTCTGCGCGAGTGGGTGCAGGACAAGCGCGCCGAGGCGCGCGCCGCCGCCAAGGACAAGGCCAAGACCAAGGCCAGGGCCGTCGTCGAGCGCGAACCACCGCCGCGCATGGTCGCGCTGGTCGAGCGCTATCTGCCGCGCCGGGTCGGGATCAGCATGACCGTGCTGCTCCTGATCGGAAGCTGCGGCTTCGGCATCGTCAAGGGCGGCCATCTCCAGGATTTCATCACCGCGGTCAACGACGCCCGCAATGCGCTGGCCAATTCCGCCGGCTTCCGCATCACCTCCGTCGTGATCAACGGCCGCAAGCAGCTCACCCAGGACGAGATCCTCGCGATCGGCGGCGTCAGCGGCCGCTCCTCGCTGCTGTTCCTCGACGCCGACGCGGTGCGCGACAAGCTCAAGGCCAATCCCTGGATTGCGGACGCGACCGTGCTGAAGCTCTATCCGGGCCAGCTTATGATCGAGCTCACCGAGCGCAAGGCATTCGCGCTGTGGCAGGAGGCCGGCCGGCTCTCCGTCATCGCCGATGACGGTGCCGTGCTCGAACCCTATGTCTCCCGCCGCTTCCTGTCGTTGCCGCTCGTGGTCGGCAAGGGCGCCGACACCCAGGCCCGCGATTTCCTCGCCCTGCTGGCGCGTTACCCGCAGGTCAATTCGGTGACGAAGGCCGCGATCTTCGTCGGCGAGCGGCGCTGGAACCTGAGGCTCAAGGACGGCCTCGACATCCGCCTGCCCGAGCAGGATGTCGGCAACGCCCTTGCGATGCTGTCCAAGCTCGACAAGGACGATAGGCTGTTCTCCCGCGACATCGTCGCCGTCGACATGCGCCTGCCCGATCGTCTGGTGGTGCAGCTGTCCGACGACGCCGCCAAGGCGCGCGAGGAGCAGTTCAAGGATAAGAAGAAAAAGAAGGCCGGGGATTCCGCATGA